A region from the Dysidea avara chromosome 15, odDysAvar1.4, whole genome shotgun sequence genome encodes:
- the LOC136245291 gene encoding zinc finger protein 862-like produces MSASKKQRLLSPFVRAELSSSGVLEDTETLPSSSSSSTSEEMATNLHHDISTRKFLPRWKYLFPWVEVEDDECSEEFIEKLYCRECRAAGLKNDFSLGKVRQYLRRHADSSDHSRIAPQVTAIAKTTSSMFKAPKTSASERETLGLLINIHFLATNGLSMNKGAPLHSLVDFHILFHDKEPVIIEDDLEEVSSLSTTASTWLSKTHRSTYSTWEFVHALNAVTESEDVAKLQKARYFSLLLDESNDISCAKNLMVYCQFLDRENNKKELKFMKLLALKECDADSIFKSVAEYFHEIDVSMDKMIMFTSDGASVMLGCSNGVQAKLKSVVPHLMEFHCVAHREALSVSQAYQSVEYFIQIESILRAIYSYFSHSSVRTERLKLVFSVLNKRFVRIQKLFDIRWLSQLQAVRAVVRSYEVLVTYFEDQSNKDITADGIAKRLKKYRFVVSLHFLCDILSTLGQLNKTFQIPTYHPCDAHRKVTEVIKALKNRYLQKDIRWGPYTTECIEGIAHHTIQVEETELQKQMEEKKRLETDVAKFVQAIVNNLTARFPSSDIIQAARIFDPAAVPGSDTNCAAYGERDLLLLTSQYSSFVDHNLCSLEWDTLKHCMKISYARYSLREFMLKLATDVTLIMHYPSLSKLAEIVLIYPSSTSEVERGFSYQNATKTKFRNRLSVCHLDQLLRLRLNASKPAEFPFHEAYKKWVETKHRRYVIPLPEKQNIDLDDSDSSDSE; encoded by the coding sequence ATGTCAGCTTCGAAGAAACAGCGATTGCTCAGTCCATTTGTCAGGGCTGAGCTATCATCCAGTGGAGTACTAGAAGACACTGAGACTTTaccttcttcatcttcatcGAGCACAAGTGAAGAAATGGCGACAAACCTCCATCACGACATTAGCACGAGAAAGTTTTTACCACGTTGGAAATATCTATTCCCATGGGTTGAGGTTGAAGATGATGAATGCAGCGAAGAATTTATAGAAAAACTATACTGTCGTGAGTGTAGAGCAGCAGGACTGAAAAATGATTTTTCACTTGGGAAGGTTCGTCAGTACCTCAGACGTCACGCTGATTCGAGCGACCATTCACGGATTGCTCCGCAGGTTACTGCTATTGCTAAAACCACCAGTTCCATGTTTAAAGCACCTAAAACATCTGCTTCTGAAAGAGAAACGTTGGGACTGTTAATTAacatccatttcttggctacaaaTGGACTTTCAATGAATAAAGGAGCCCCACTTCATTCTCTTGTAGATTTTCATATTTTATTTCATGACAAAGAGCCAGTGATAATTGAAGATGATTTGGAAGAGGTATCATCTCTATCTACAACAGCCAGCACTTGGTTGTCTAAGACCCATAGGAGCACCTACAGCACTTGGGAATTTGTGCATGCTCTTAATGCTGTAACAGAGAGTGAAGATGTTGCTAAATTACAAAAGGCAAGGTATTTTTCTTTACTGTTAGATGAATCCAATGACATTTCATGTGCCAAAAATCTTATGGTTTATTGTCAGTTTTTGGATAGAGAAAACAATAAAAAAGAATTGAAATTTATGAAATTGTTGGCTTTGAAAGAATGCGATGCGGATTCAATTTTCAAATCAGTGGCAGAATATTTTCATGAAATTGATGTTTCAATGGATAAAATGATCATGTTTACTAGTGATGGAGCATCAGTGATGCTTGGGTGCAGTAATGGTGTTCAGGCCAAGTTGAAATCTGTCGTGCCACATTTAATGGAATTTCACTGTGTTGCTCATCGAGAAGCGTTATCAGTTAGCCAGGCCTACCAGTCTGTTGAATATTTTATTCAAATAGAAAGCATACTCCGTGCGATTTACTCATATTTTTCGCACTCAAGCGTGCGAACTGAGCGATTAAAGCTTGTGTTTAGTGTGCTCAATAAGAGGTTTGTTAGGATACAAAAGCTGTTTGATATCCGCTGGCTGAGTCAACTCCAAGCTGTAAGGGCTGTTGTGCGTTCTTATGAAGTACTAGTTACATATTTTGAGGATCAGTCTAATAAAGATATCACTGCTGATGGAATTGCAAAAAGACTAAAAAAGTATCGGTTTGTTGTGTCGTTACATTTCTTGTGTGATATTCTTAGTACCCTTGGCCAATTAAACAAAACATTTCAAATACCTACTTACCACCCATGTGATGCACACAGAAAAGTTACTGAAGTTATTAAAGCCCTAAAAAACAGGTATTTACAAAAAGATATACGATGGGGTCCTTACACTACAGAATGCATTGAAGGAATTGCACATCACACAATACAGGTTGAAGAAACAGAATTACAAAAGCAGATGGAGGAAAAGAAGAGGCTTGAGACAGATGTAGCCAAATTTGTTCAGGCTATAGTCAACAATTTAACAGCTCGCTTTCCAAGTAGTGATATTATTCAAGCAGCAAGAATATTTGATCCAGCTGCAGTTCCTGGTTCTGATACAAATTGTGCAGCATATGGAGAAAGAGATCTGCTGTTACTGACTAGTCAGTATTCATCATTTGTGGATCACAATTTGTGCTCACTGGAGTGGGATACTCTGAAGCATTGTATGAAGATAAGCTATGCAAGGTATTCTCTGAGGGAGTTCATGCTGAAATTAGCTACTGATGTTACACTTATAATGCACTACCCTTCTCTCTCTAAACTAGCAGAAATTGTACTGATATATCCTTCTAGTACTTCTGAAGTAGAAAGAGGCTTTTCTTACCAAAATGCTACAAAGACAAAATTCCGTAATCGGTTGAGTGTGTGTCACCTCGACCAGCTGCTTAGATTAAGACTTAATGCATCCAAGCCTGCAGAATTTCCTTTTCACGAAGCATACAAAAAATGGGTTGAAACTAAGCACCGTCGTTACGTTATACCTCTGCCTGAAAAGCAAAATATAGACTTAGATGATTCAGACTCATCAGACTCAGAGTAA
- the LOC136245288 gene encoding uncharacterized protein: protein MASKNKMISRDSKRRIDVITKTIGDLETYGIPSLFVYATPWTGGLCVAGDKGMASIVKDNKLQFLEVLKHQPQEESQEDVSSPKLILPALPQPIDEMNGRTLSSVIVGIGKDFGIDWKGDQPEWWPNTVPFNHPREVPTQYKGEWSECLRIVLKEIYRKFEGEGASISELKNATSSDAVSSSNRKSVEMQSHGEEEAEEEAEEEWEIRQQIEATISPISSNNEEETNEEDERDDERLKEFTLLAKCRCKRIIKKRSRYGEY from the exons ATGGCTTCTAAAAACAAGATGATTTCGAGGGACTCTAAAAGGAGAATTGATGTTATTACTAAGACGATTGGAGACCTTGAGACGTATGGAATACCAAGCTTGTTTGTTTATGCTACACCTTGGACTGGAGGTCTTTGCGTTGCTGGAGACAAAGGAATGGCTTCCATTGTAAAAGATAACAAACTTCAATTTCTTGAAGTTCTAAAACATCAGCCTCAAGAGGAGTCTCAAGAGGATGTTTCATCTCCAAAGCTGATTCTTCCTGCTTTGCCTCAACCAATTGATGAAATGAATGGAAGGACACTTAGCTCAGTCATTGTAGGAATTGGAAAAGATTTTGGTATTGATTGGAAAGGAGACCAgcctgagtggtggcctaatACAGTGCCTTTTAATCATCCTAGAGAGGTTCCAACACAATACAAAG GTGAATGGTCAGAATGCCTAAGAATAGTGCTGAAAGAAATTTACAGGAAGTTTGAAGGAGAAGGAGCTTCCATTTCTGAGTTGAAGAATGCTACAAGTTCAGATGCAGTTAGTAGCTCCAATAGGAAATCGGTAGAGATGCAAAGTCATGGTGAGGAAGAAGCTGAGGAAGAAGCTGAGGAAGAGTGGGAGATAAGACAACAAATAGAGGCCACTATATCTCCTATATCATCAAATAATGAAGAAGAGACTAATGAAGAGGATGAACGTGATGACGAAAGATTAAAAGAATTTACACTATTGGCCAAATGTAGATGTAAAAGGATTATTAAGAAGCGGTCACGATATGGAGAATATTAA
- the LOC136245561 gene encoding uncharacterized protein isoform X1 — MDENTVVDQLFYSDTDDDWNNSDEEDSFVHGEDSFVLDRLTREQDDDYGDVEENDREEEFSNDEEDIEEETNDDYEVDVRYCEGHDESSHPGPSGLHSGVSDGGMGSLETEYPCGGSPVAYHGSPVSSFLPSRSSSPHAPFSPSDRGRDYSPSPSDPLFSRNRGRGRGRGMCRGTVSPMDLVPSRGRRKGTGRGRGTGRGRDLAIDNASTLECCFTPVNDRRTIKSFMEQLATKLLCQHSSRQHGGRQSQALPPQSPARLEERHFIENLGTDGDCAVCSDRKTHRKRTKYGCVNCGMVHLCLENCFKIYHTKENYK; from the exons ATGGATGAAAATACTGTTGTTGATCAACTTTTCTATAGCGACACCGACGATGACTGGAACAACTCGGACGAAGAGGACTCTTTTGTCCATGGAGAAGACTCTTTTGTCCTTGATAGGCTTACCAGGGAACAAGACG ATGATTATGGCGATGTGGAAGAAAATGATCGTGAGGAAGAGTTCAGCAACGACGAAGAAGACATCGAGGAAGAAACAAACGATGATTATGAAG TTGATGTGAGATATTGTGAAGGTCATGATGAGTCAAGCCATCCTGGACCATCTGGGCTACATAGTGGAGTGAGTGACGGTGGGATGGGTAGCCTGGAAACTGAATACCCCTGTGGTGGTTCTCCTGTGGCTTACCATGGCTCTCCTGTTAGTTCTTTCCTGCCCTCTCGTTCTTCTTCTCCACATGCCCCATTTTCACCTAGTGATAGAGGCAGGGACTACTCACCATCTCCATCTGATCCTTTGTTTAGTAGAAATAGAGGGAGGGGTAGAGGTAGAGGAATGTGTAGGGGAACTGTGTCTCCAATGGATCTTGTGCCTAGTCGAGGTAGGAGGAAAGGTACTGGTAGGGGTAGAGGTACCGGTAGGGGTAGGGATTTGGCTATCGATAATGCTTCTACTCTAGAGTGCTGTTTCACACCTGTGAATGATCGTAGGACCATCAAAAGCTTTATGGAGCAACTGGCTactaaacttttatgtcaacaTAGCTCACGCCAGCATGGAGGACGTCAATCACAGGCTCTTCCACCTCAATCGCCTGCGAGGCTTGAGGAACGCCATTTCATAGAGAACCTTGGGACTGACGGTGACTGTGCAGTGTGTTCTGACCGGAAGACACATAGAAAACGTACTAAGTATGGCTGCGTAAATTGTGGAATGGTTCATTTGTGCCTTGAAAATTGTTTTAAGATATACCACACCAAGGAAAACTATAAATAA
- the LOC136245561 gene encoding uncharacterized protein isoform X2, which produces MDENTVVDQLFYSDTDDDWNNSDEEDSFVHGEDSFVLDRLTREQDDDYGDVEENDREEEFSNDEEDIEEETNDDYEVDVRYCEGHDESSHPGPSGLHSGDHQKLYGATGY; this is translated from the exons ATGGATGAAAATACTGTTGTTGATCAACTTTTCTATAGCGACACCGACGATGACTGGAACAACTCGGACGAAGAGGACTCTTTTGTCCATGGAGAAGACTCTTTTGTCCTTGATAGGCTTACCAGGGAACAAGACG ATGATTATGGCGATGTGGAAGAAAATGATCGTGAGGAAGAGTTCAGCAACGACGAAGAAGACATCGAGGAAGAAACAAACGATGATTATGAAG TTGATGTGAGATATTGTGAAGGTCATGATGAGTCAAGCCATCCTGGACCATCTGGGCTACATAGTGGA GACCATCAAAAGCTTTATGGAGCAACTGGCTactaa
- the LOC136245290 gene encoding uncharacterized protein — protein MSKTSFLFTCSCQESKVQSDGLMCTSPIITENYSAFCLKEESQYCIHRSTICKLQSHQGGSEQANDEEDSGVKEAQQIVVLSISPLCVAVVSEDEQSAGLIMKHKRNSSTYKCIVCTDPQCDHLKMFEEWRERSEFTPDEDTDDGMVDEVPTAVSWKKIPYPLSKVLQSRVAEHEGGNWMFPMHLIPPFISDEHCKHGNSWNQNDPIANNWIAGTGVVIYKQNLAMHDKTRKVYYRPTVGDCSCRYNFDGQDCLLFNLDNKRLFYYGMLFNYLHLMIEGRNPLIAYQRCLQRTYTCFGEDATPSIHFLRKAWYAFSRLLDIPIDESFACENCGPCPDNSMRWNNDWHAERSYATYKKL, from the exons ATGTCAAAGACCTCGTTTTTATTTACCTGCTCATGTCAAGAATCAAAAGTACAAAGCGATGGGTTGATGTGCACCTCTCCAATAATCACGGAAAACTACAGCGCATTTTGCTTAAAGGAGGAGTCACAATACTGCATTCATCGTTCGACCATTTGTAAGCTTCAGAGCCATCAGGGAGGTTCAGAACAAGCTAATGATGAAGAAGATAGTGGTGTTAAGGAAGCTCAGCAAATAGTGGTATTGAGCATAAGTCCACTGTGTGTTGCCGTTGTTTCAG AAGATGAACAGAGTGCAGGCCTGATAATGAAACACAAAAGAAACAGTTCAACCTacaaatgtattgtatgtaccgACCCACAGTGCGATCATCTCAAG ATGTTCGAAGAATGGAGAGAAAGATCTGAGTTCACACCTGATGAGGACACTGATGATGGCATGGTAGATGAAGTACCCACTGCAGTGTCATGGAAGAAAATACCTTATCCACTCTCAAAAGTGCTACAGAGTCGTGTAGCTGAGCATGAAGGAGGAAATTGGATGTTCCCAATGCATTTGATTCCACCCTTCATTTCAG ATGAACATTGTAAACATGGAAATTCATGGAATCAAAATGATCCTATTGCAAATAATTGGATTGCTGGTACTGGTGTTGTGATTTATAAGCAAAACCTTGCTATGCATGACAAGACAAGGAAAGTGTACTACAGGCCAACTGTCGGGGATTGTTCATGTCGATACAACTTTGATGGGCAAGATTGCTTACTTTTTAATTTAGATAACAAGAGGTTATTTTACTATGGAATGCTGTTTAATTATTTGCACCTCATGATTGAAGGAAGAAACCCACTGATAGCTTACCAAAG ATGTCTTCAAAGAACATATACATGCTTTGGAGAGGATGCCACAccttcaatacattttttgagAAAAGCATGGTATGCTTTTAGTAGGCTTTTAGATATACCAATTGATGAGTCCTTTGCGTGTGAAAACTGTGGACCCTGTCCTGACAATAGTATGCGATGGAACAATGATTGGCATGCAGAAAGATCTTATGCTACCTATAAAAAATTGTGA